Proteins found in one Toxotes jaculatrix isolate fToxJac2 chromosome 18, fToxJac2.pri, whole genome shotgun sequence genomic segment:
- the LOC121198414 gene encoding plexin domain-containing protein 1-like isoform X2: protein MIHRAVLGGGLTIDPLPDNETRIVEDSGKYYTWRSFGPEDQRTQELWVDMNDLRHGQVRVHGILSNSYKQAVRVALSFDFPFYGHYLRQITIATGGFIFTGDITHRMLTTTQYIAPLMANFDPSYSKESTVQYLDNGEVFVVQWEQVRLLGKESEGAFTFQAALYKTGAVTFSYRDIPLPLDMISSAEHPVKVGLSDAFMVVSSSSQTPDVQRTKIYEYHRVEIDTAKITNYSAVEFTALPTCLQHDSCELCLTSNQTSGCSWCHVLQRCSDGMDRHRQEWLDYACSEESKDATCEDYTRDDSSTGSSVTPEIVDTTALTPLRKGCRDDDTKHHIFKTGNDVKTDSPTKSQGLANTGVIAGIAAALVLVLALILLALYINCHPAVASPLYLIQRRKNYWPSLKFQKQQSGYTEVEEEGHEKDSIVEAEPC from the exons ATGATACACAGGGCGGTCTTAGGTGGAGGACTAACCATTGATCCCCTGCCAGACAACGAGACACGCATAGTG GAGGATTCTGGCAAATATTACACATGGCGCAGCTTTGGCCCTGAGGACCAGCGCACACAGGAACTATGGGTAGACATGAATGATCTCCGGCACGGCCAAGTTAGAGTCCATGGCATTCTGTCAAATTCATACAAACAGGCTGTG AGGGTTGCCCTGTCATTTGACTTTCCTTTTTACGGACATTACCTGAGGCAGATTACCATAGCAACGGGAG GGTTTATCTTCACAGGGGACATCACTCACCGAATGCTGACCACAACACAGTACATCGCCCCTCTAATGGCTAATTTTGACCCTAGCTACTCCAAAGAATCCACTGTGCAATACCTGGATAATG GTGAGGTGTTTGTGGTCCAGTGGGAGCAGGTCAGACTCCTTGGCAAAGAGTCAGAAGGGGCCTTCACCTTTCAGGCTGCACTTTACAAAACTGGAGCTGTCACATTCAGTTACAGAGAT ATACCACTGCCATTAGATATGATCAGTTCAGCGGAGCATCCAGTGAAAGTCGGTTTGTCTGATGCCTTCATGGTCGTGTCATCCTCTTCTCAAACACCAG ATGTCCAGCGGACGAAGATTTACGAGTACCACAGAGTTGAGATAGACACTGCGAAGATCACCAACTACTCTGCTGTTGAGTTCACTGCACTGCCTA cCTGCCTGCAACATGACAGCTGTGAGCTCTGCCTCACATCCAACCAAACCTCTGGTTGTAGTTGGTGTCATGTTCTCCAGAG GTGTTCAGATGGCATGGATAGACACAGACAAGAATGGTTGGACTATGCCTGTTCAGAAGAG AGCAAAGATGCAACCTGTGAGGATTACACCAGGGATGACAGCTCCACTGGTTCCTCCGTCACACCAGAGATCGTGGATACGACAGCTTTGACTCCTCTCCGAAAAGGCTGTCGTGATG ATGACACCAAACATCATATATTTAAGACGGGCAACG ATGTGAAGACAGATTCTCCAACCAAGAGTCAAGGGTTGGCAAACACAGGAGTGATAGCTGGTATAGCAGCTGCTCTTGTGTTAGTCTTGGCACTGATACTTTTAGCTCTTTACATCAACTGCCATCCTGCTGTTGCATCTCCACTTTACCTCATCCAG cgacGCAAGAACTACTGGCCTTCCTTGAAGTTTCAGAAGCAACAATCTGGTTACACAGaagtggaagaagaaggacatgaGAAAGACAGCATTGTTGAAGCTGAGCCATGTTGA
- the LOC121198414 gene encoding plexin domain-containing protein 1-like isoform X1, translating to MWFSVVMLFLCLSQTELAKVWVQQQTDVGQNVISQQQEESAGGDNHPRRAQRSSSGHAMIHRAVLGGGLTIDPLPDNETRIVEDSGKYYTWRSFGPEDQRTQELWVDMNDLRHGQVRVHGILSNSYKQAVRVALSFDFPFYGHYLRQITIATGGFIFTGDITHRMLTTTQYIAPLMANFDPSYSKESTVQYLDNGEVFVVQWEQVRLLGKESEGAFTFQAALYKTGAVTFSYRDIPLPLDMISSAEHPVKVGLSDAFMVVSSSSQTPDVQRTKIYEYHRVEIDTAKITNYSAVEFTALPTCLQHDSCELCLTSNQTSGCSWCHVLQRCSDGMDRHRQEWLDYACSEESKDATCEDYTRDDSSTGSSVTPEIVDTTALTPLRKGCRDDDTKHHIFKTGNDVKTDSPTKSQGLANTGVIAGIAAALVLVLALILLALYINCHPAVASPLYLIQRRKNYWPSLKFQKQQSGYTEVEEEGHEKDSIVEAEPC from the exons ATGTGGTTCAGTGTGGTGATGctattcctctgtctctcccaaaCAGAGCTGGCTAAAGTTTGGGTTCAACAGCAAACAG atgtTGGGCAAAACGTGATCTCACAGCAGCAAGAAGAGTCAGCTGGAGGTGACAATCATCCTCGCAGAGCCCAGAGGTCATCCTCAGGCCACGCCATGATACACAGGGCGGTCTTAGGTGGAGGACTAACCATTGATCCCCTGCCAGACAACGAGACACGCATAGTG GAGGATTCTGGCAAATATTACACATGGCGCAGCTTTGGCCCTGAGGACCAGCGCACACAGGAACTATGGGTAGACATGAATGATCTCCGGCACGGCCAAGTTAGAGTCCATGGCATTCTGTCAAATTCATACAAACAGGCTGTG AGGGTTGCCCTGTCATTTGACTTTCCTTTTTACGGACATTACCTGAGGCAGATTACCATAGCAACGGGAG GGTTTATCTTCACAGGGGACATCACTCACCGAATGCTGACCACAACACAGTACATCGCCCCTCTAATGGCTAATTTTGACCCTAGCTACTCCAAAGAATCCACTGTGCAATACCTGGATAATG GTGAGGTGTTTGTGGTCCAGTGGGAGCAGGTCAGACTCCTTGGCAAAGAGTCAGAAGGGGCCTTCACCTTTCAGGCTGCACTTTACAAAACTGGAGCTGTCACATTCAGTTACAGAGAT ATACCACTGCCATTAGATATGATCAGTTCAGCGGAGCATCCAGTGAAAGTCGGTTTGTCTGATGCCTTCATGGTCGTGTCATCCTCTTCTCAAACACCAG ATGTCCAGCGGACGAAGATTTACGAGTACCACAGAGTTGAGATAGACACTGCGAAGATCACCAACTACTCTGCTGTTGAGTTCACTGCACTGCCTA cCTGCCTGCAACATGACAGCTGTGAGCTCTGCCTCACATCCAACCAAACCTCTGGTTGTAGTTGGTGTCATGTTCTCCAGAG GTGTTCAGATGGCATGGATAGACACAGACAAGAATGGTTGGACTATGCCTGTTCAGAAGAG AGCAAAGATGCAACCTGTGAGGATTACACCAGGGATGACAGCTCCACTGGTTCCTCCGTCACACCAGAGATCGTGGATACGACAGCTTTGACTCCTCTCCGAAAAGGCTGTCGTGATG ATGACACCAAACATCATATATTTAAGACGGGCAACG ATGTGAAGACAGATTCTCCAACCAAGAGTCAAGGGTTGGCAAACACAGGAGTGATAGCTGGTATAGCAGCTGCTCTTGTGTTAGTCTTGGCACTGATACTTTTAGCTCTTTACATCAACTGCCATCCTGCTGTTGCATCTCCACTTTACCTCATCCAG cgacGCAAGAACTACTGGCCTTCCTTGAAGTTTCAGAAGCAACAATCTGGTTACACAGaagtggaagaagaaggacatgaGAAAGACAGCATTGTTGAAGCTGAGCCATGTTGA
- the arl5c gene encoding putative ADP-ribosylation factor-like protein 5C: MGFLLTKMMAVFGDREHKVIVVGLDNAGKTTILYQFLTKEAVHTSPTIGSNVEEITIRNTHFLVWDIGGQESLRASWHSYYCNTEIVILVVDSTDRERLTVTKEELHQMLAHEDLKSAAILILANKQDVKGSMTAAEISQCLTLNSITTHSWHVQACCALTGEGLPASLDWMRSRVVAN, encoded by the exons ATGGGCTTCCTGCTGACCAAGATGATGGCCGTGTTCGGTGACAGAG AGCACAAAGTCATCGTTGTGGGTCTGGACAACGCAGGAAAGACAACCATCCTCTACCAGTT TCTGACAAAGGAAGCCGTCCACACATCCCCGACCATTGGCAGCAACGTTGAGGAGATAACCATACGCAACACACACTTCTTGGTTTGGGATATCGGAGGACAGGAGAGCCTTCGAGCCAGCTGGCACTCGTACTATTGCAACACAGAG ATTGTCATTCTGGTTGTGGACAGCACTGACCGGGAGCGTCTGACTGTAACCAAAGAAGAACTGCACCAGATGCTCGCACATGAG GATCTTAAGAGCGCAGCCATTCTTATTCTGGCCAACAAACAAGACGTGAAAGGCTCAATGACGGCAGCAGAGATCTCTCAGTGCCTCACACTTAACTCCATCACAACACACTCCTGGCATGTCCAAGCCTGCTGCGCCCTGACAGGAGAGGG TCTACCTGCCAGTCTGGACTGGATGAGGTCGCGGGTTGTGGCAAACTAA